A genome region from Pseudomonadota bacterium includes the following:
- a CDS encoding HlyD family type I secretion periplasmic adaptor subunit: protein MFKRIFRHDDAHEFKPVMAEIEEKPANPLGRIIFWIIIASFVFFGLWTCIGRVDIVVTARGSVIPEGDIKIIQPLDTGVVSSILCREGDFVKKGQALMEIDPSMTAPEVESKKKNLQFLELEKLRMYSAPGNKGFNPDAKIHDKETIKIQKELYASSIASVEKQLDGKKAELNRIEEEIESTQKDKSYNSAMLAAASEKEKRLRAVIDIIARNEYEKAANDILTYSNNIEQSRHKIEQLNHQKAQIASETALINENFKAASLKEFSDKHRQTTEIKAEIDKTAFRNEKQRILSPVEGHVSNLYFHTIGGVVTPAQKLMAIVPVDAPLIIKALVLNKDIGFVKNNMPVLIKIDTFDFQKYGTLKGVIRNIAKHSIDDEKLGPVYEVFINFLESRLMVEGQMVPVTSGMSLTGEIRVGERRIIEFFIYPLIKYLDEGIKVR from the coding sequence TTGTTTAAAAGGATATTCAGGCATGATGATGCTCATGAATTTAAACCTGTTATGGCGGAGATCGAGGAAAAACCTGCCAATCCGCTGGGAAGGATAATTTTCTGGATTATCATCGCATCTTTTGTTTTCTTCGGCCTTTGGACATGCATTGGCAGGGTTGATATTGTCGTCACTGCAAGGGGGTCTGTGATACCTGAAGGGGATATAAAAATTATTCAACCCCTCGATACAGGCGTCGTAAGCAGCATCCTTTGCAGGGAGGGGGATTTTGTAAAAAAGGGACAGGCGCTTATGGAGATCGACCCTTCCATGACAGCGCCTGAAGTGGAATCAAAGAAAAAGAACCTCCAGTTCCTTGAGCTTGAAAAACTCCGGATGTATTCTGCTCCGGGGAATAAGGGATTTAATCCTGATGCGAAAATTCACGATAAGGAGACAATAAAAATCCAGAAGGAACTTTATGCATCATCAATAGCAAGCGTCGAAAAACAACTTGACGGAAAAAAGGCGGAACTGAATCGCATTGAAGAGGAGATTGAATCAACACAGAAGGACAAGTCATACAACAGCGCCATGCTTGCTGCGGCTTCAGAGAAAGAAAAGAGGCTGAGGGCAGTTATCGATATCATTGCAAGGAATGAATATGAAAAAGCAGCAAATGATATACTTACATATTCAAACAACATTGAGCAATCCAGGCACAAAATTGAGCAATTAAACCACCAGAAGGCGCAGATTGCCAGCGAGACAGCCCTTATCAATGAGAATTTTAAAGCAGCATCCCTGAAGGAATTTTCCGATAAACACAGGCAGACAACGGAGATCAAAGCTGAAATAGATAAGACAGCCTTCAGGAACGAGAAGCAGAGAATACTCTCCCCTGTGGAAGGCCATGTTTCAAATCTTTATTTCCACACAATCGGCGGCGTGGTAACGCCTGCACAGAAGCTGATGGCAATAGTTCCGGTAGATGCGCCGCTTATTATCAAGGCGCTGGTTCTTAATAAAGACATAGGCTTCGTAAAAAACAACATGCCTGTCCTGATAAAGATCGACACCTTTGACTTTCAGAAATACGGCACGCTGAAAGGGGTCATAAGAAATATTGCAAAACACAGTATTGATGATGAAAAGCTTGGACCTGTTTATGAAGTCTTTATCAACTTTCTTGAATCACGGCTCATGGTTGAAGGACAGATGGTGCCTGTTACGTCAGGAATGAGTTTAACGGGCGAGATCAGGGTCGGGGAAAGGAGGATCATCGAATTCTTCATCTACCCCCTTATAAAATATCTCGACGAGGGGATTAAGGTTAGGTAA
- a CDS encoding VPLPA-CTERM sorting domain-containing protein, which yields MRNRPGTTFVCIAAALTICLALTGTASAELLWNQPQGGWGAYIDNTNWNAWIADDFKLVTAAKINQAGWAGGAGGANDPISPSGFYVRFYDNYYDDALGHNRPADSPAYQVYIPIGSIASSQIGESGYFNYSANLPVSFAAAANTHYWFSVQADTIRIDQPWWGWLPADTQNIGPGELNFDSYVHYPVNQPPFSGYDYDFTYSLSGSAVPLPGAVWFLAPGFLGLAGWRRFKKS from the coding sequence ATGAGAAATAGACCGGGAACAACTTTTGTATGTATAGCCGCCGCGTTAACCATCTGCCTGGCGTTAACCGGTACAGCATCCGCCGAGCTGCTCTGGAATCAGCCCCAGGGCGGATGGGGGGCATATATTGATAATACTAATTGGAATGCATGGATCGCCGATGATTTTAAACTCGTCACTGCAGCCAAAATTAACCAGGCAGGCTGGGCAGGCGGGGCAGGCGGGGCAAATGACCCAATTTCGCCCAGTGGCTTTTATGTCCGTTTCTATGACAACTATTACGATGATGCGCTGGGTCACAACCGCCCTGCAGACTCTCCTGCTTACCAGGTATATATCCCTATCGGAAGCATTGCCTCCAGCCAAATAGGCGAGTCTGGTTACTTCAACTATTCAGCAAACCTCCCTGTTTCTTTTGCTGCTGCCGCAAACACCCATTATTGGTTCAGTGTCCAGGCGGATACCATTAGGATCGATCAGCCGTGGTGGGGATGGCTTCCGGCGGATACGCAGAATATAGGCCCTGGCGAACTCAATTTTGACTCGTACGTCCACTATCCTGTTAACCAGCCTCCGTTTTCGGGTTATGATTATGATTTCACTTACAGCCTGAGCGGTTCCGCCGTTCCGCTGCCTGGCGCAGTCTGGTTTTTAGCCCCTGGGTTCCTGGGCCTGGCAGGCTGGAGACGGTTCAAGAAAAGTTAA
- a CDS encoding VPLPA-CTERM sorting domain-containing protein, with amino-acid sequence MTWQHFENDWPGTNNGHNDPVTVITSVDGIVAERYSWWHRPNSNIPLTITPGVPSTDNFTLTPLQARSSLWTVQSPNMANNYTTVIEFDDNGPPGAEWYEAKLDYTSNTPVPIPPAFLLLGPGLVGIAAIRRRLNK; translated from the coding sequence TTGACTTGGCAACACTTTGAGAACGATTGGCCCGGCACAAATAATGGCCACAACGATCCCGTTACGGTCATTACTAGCGTTGACGGTATTGTAGCAGAGCGTTACAGCTGGTGGCATAGGCCTAATTCTAATATACCTCTTACCATCACGCCCGGTGTGCCTTCCACAGACAATTTCACTTTGACGCCTCTCCAGGCACGCTCCAGCCTTTGGACTGTTCAGAGTCCAAACATGGCTAACAACTACACGACAGTGATCGAATTCGATGACAACGGGCCTCCGGGAGCAGAATGGTATGAGGCGAAACTGGACTACACGTCCAACACTCCCGTACCCATCCCGCCCGCATTCCTGCTCCTCGGCCCAGGTTTGGTAGGGATTGCAGCAATAAGGAGAAGATTAAACAAGTAA
- a CDS encoding VPLPA-CTERM sorting domain-containing protein — MKSRLILSIVLIFFVVAGFATGAAAYDYTPITFDYNSTSWGRDNSYPTGSPVTLGGVPFDIPAYPNNNTWDSYTWDSNTGYNGTRSITIPVNVANVKEVHTLINTSWGYYPMQYTTVTFNWSGNGVYTKILTDGVDIRDWWNGGYANTISGDTVQVYSGYGTPYPYLPTRVDKQLFTFTDAQYNGRTLESITITDTGAEGTHRAFLYGVTVASSAVPIPGALWLFGPGLVSLAAIRRRFRK; from the coding sequence ATGAAATCAAGATTAATTTTATCAATTGTTCTTATATTTTTTGTTGTGGCTGGTTTTGCCACCGGAGCGGCGGCGTACGATTATACACCGATAACCTTTGACTATAACAGTACCAGTTGGGGAAGAGACAACAGCTATCCTACAGGTTCACCTGTGACATTGGGTGGTGTACCTTTTGACATTCCTGCATACCCAAACAACAATACCTGGGACAGTTATACATGGGATAGTAATACAGGATACAATGGTACCCGGTCTATCACTATTCCGGTAAATGTTGCCAATGTCAAAGAAGTTCACACTTTAATCAACACCTCCTGGGGCTATTATCCCATGCAATATACGACTGTAACCTTTAATTGGTCCGGCAACGGTGTTTACACAAAAATCCTCACCGATGGCGTGGATATCAGGGATTGGTGGAACGGCGGATATGCTAATACCATCTCTGGTGATACGGTGCAGGTTTATTCTGGATACGGCACCCCCTATCCTTATCTTCCTACTCGTGTTGATAAGCAACTGTTTACCTTCACCGATGCTCAGTACAATGGCAGAACGCTTGAATCAATCACAATAACCGACACTGGAGCAGAGGGAACACACCGTGCTTTTCTATATGGAGTCACAGTTGCCTCTTCTGCGGTTCCTATACCCGGCGCCTTGTGGCTCTTCGGCCCCGGCCTTGTCAGCCTTGCAGCAATCAGGAGAAGATTTAGAAAGTAA
- a CDS encoding VPLPA-CTERM sorting domain-containing protein — protein sequence MHIRNAMIVALASFALSLLFIAPASAAWFTIDDSNPLTVTISAGQFEGGFYVDGQLLTSGYDSGSITLPDSVHDFSGSWITYGAPAGNTEILFARAGNPTIVTSGLMASWENSDVIFSYLEGGFGCYVGPGYFTTGNTTVLQDGHTEYSSAPYMGITFVSENPVPIPSALLLFAPGLAGLAALRRRFRK from the coding sequence ATGCATATTAGAAATGCCATGATAGTAGCCCTTGCATCTTTTGCTCTTTCTCTGTTATTCATTGCCCCGGCGTCGGCAGCCTGGTTTACTATCGATGATAGCAACCCGTTGACAGTAACCATCTCCGCCGGTCAATTCGAAGGCGGGTTTTACGTTGACGGCCAGCTTCTTACCAGCGGTTATGACAGCGGATCGATTACCCTCCCGGACAGCGTACACGATTTTAGCGGCTCCTGGATCACCTACGGCGCACCAGCCGGCAATACAGAAATATTGTTTGCTCGTGCAGGCAATCCCACCATCGTAACGAGCGGACTTATGGCTTCTTGGGAGAATAGTGACGTTATTTTTTCATATTTGGAAGGGGGTTTCGGGTGCTATGTCGGTCCAGGTTATTTTACTACCGGCAACACGACCGTATTGCAGGACGGACACACGGAGTATTCCTCAGCCCCCTATATGGGAATTACTTTCGTTTCTGAAAACCCTGTCCCCATACCTTCAGCATTGCTTCTTTTTGCCCCTGGTCTTGCAGGACTTGCGGCATTAAGGAGAAGATTTAGAAAGTAA
- a CDS encoding ABC transporter substrate-binding protein, with amino-acid sequence MRAGKKIGSTWIQVLFRDGFMRFFAHIQHIFKETFGLGRAATFTAVILIVLVTIFAAFWFYHSTPPKTIIITSGPEDSAFNRIAGRYAKILARNGIKMKILPSHGSLENLKRLNDPSFRVDIGLVQAGLAKDQNIDKLVSLGGILYQPLMIFYRDGFDMETLSQLRGKRLATGPLGSGTHALAITLLSANGIEPGGTTTFLELDSEDAAKSLIEGKIDAAFLMGEAASGKIMFTLLETPGIKLFNFVQAEGYTRRFNYLNNLKLPRGSIDLGKNIPLQDVNLIGPTVELVARADLHPVLSDLLLGAATEIHGRAGIFQRQGEFPSSIEREFRISDDASRFYKSGKSFLYRYLPFLLASLANRILAVFVPIFIILIPGLRIITAVYQWQIKMRIYKWYGMLLALERDIPGNKTTGKQEELLRRLDYIEQMVNKMKVPASFAEQFYILRGHIGFVRKQLMEGTQLN; translated from the coding sequence ATGAGAGCAGGCAAGAAAATAGGATCAACATGGATTCAAGTGCTATTCAGGGACGGTTTCATGCGCTTTTTTGCTCACATTCAGCACATATTCAAAGAAACCTTCGGGCTCGGCCGCGCGGCAACTTTTACTGCTGTTATTTTAATCGTTCTGGTTACAATTTTTGCTGCTTTCTGGTTCTATCATTCAACTCCGCCAAAAACTATTATCATCACAAGCGGCCCTGAGGACAGCGCCTTTAACAGGATTGCAGGAAGATATGCCAAGATACTGGCACGGAATGGAATTAAGATGAAGATACTTCCGTCCCATGGCTCCCTGGAAAACCTGAAGAGGCTGAACGATCCTTCTTTCCGTGTCGACATCGGTTTAGTTCAAGCCGGACTTGCAAAGGATCAGAATATCGATAAACTGGTTTCGCTCGGCGGTATATTATATCAACCGCTGATGATTTTCTATCGGGATGGTTTTGACATGGAAACGCTCTCACAATTGAGGGGTAAGCGTTTAGCCACCGGTCCGTTAGGAAGCGGAACCCATGCTCTGGCAATAACATTACTTTCGGCAAATGGGATTGAACCGGGCGGCACAACGACTTTTCTTGAACTGGACTCGGAAGATGCAGCAAAGAGTCTGATCGAAGGCAAAATTGACGCCGCATTTCTTATGGGAGAAGCCGCTTCCGGAAAAATTATGTTTACCCTGCTTGAGACACCGGGAATAAAGCTCTTTAATTTCGTGCAGGCCGAAGGTTATACCCGGCGTTTCAATTATTTGAATAATCTTAAACTTCCCCGGGGATCTATCGACTTGGGGAAAAATATCCCTCTCCAGGATGTCAACCTGATTGGTCCCACAGTAGAGCTTGTTGCACGGGCTGATTTACATCCTGTGCTGTCCGATCTTTTGCTCGGGGCAGCAACTGAGATACACGGACGGGCAGGCATCTTCCAGCGCCAGGGCGAGTTTCCTTCATCCATCGAACGTGAATTCCGGATAAGCGACGATGCAAGTCGGTTCTATAAATCAGGTAAAAGCTTCCTCTACCGGTATCTGCCCTTTTTGCTGGCAAGCCTGGCAAACCGTATACTGGCAGTGTTTGTGCCGATATTCATCATTTTAATCCCGGGACTGCGAATCATCACTGCAGTCTATCAATGGCAGATAAAAATGCGCATTTACAAGTGGTACGGTATGCTGCTGGCGCTTGAACGGGATATTCCGGGCAACAAAACAACCGGAAAGCAGGAAGAATTGCTCAGACGTCTTGACTATATAGAGCAGATGGTCAATAAGATGAAAGTACCGGCATCTTTTGCCGAACAGTTTTATATACTACGCGGCCATATCGGTTTCGTCCGTAAACAGCTTATGGAAGGCACACAATTGAACTGA
- a CDS encoding PBP1A family penicillin-binding protein — translation MFIKYNISFMYSRTTIKLAILLILIPTIFGVSFGYALVNYLEIPDVKELETYKPKSAARLYADDGVLFAELFVEKRVPIPITQMPYNLKYAFIAIEDVRFYKHFGIDIRGIGRAAFKNIIRGGISEGASTITQQLARNLFLTFKKSFKRKIEEAMLAIQIERTYSKDEILNLYLNLIYLGEGAHGVEAASYTYFHKKASELTLEESATLAALTRSPSRLSPFKNPVKTLERRNLVLRKMYEAGFINEKTYLAAAKTQMVLAPYKAYEKKTGYFVEYVKQALEEHLDDSQSILTKGLNIKTTVNLKMTEYGYEAIEKGIQAYKTRHPDVKKLPEVALIAIEIKTGEVKVLIGGRDFSTSPYNRAVQAKRQPGSSFKPIIYLTALEQGLTPNYMILDAPLSFTNPYTKVVWHPRNYKNEYHGSVTMRKALELSLNTATVRLLEKVGIDNIIDMAKRLNISSNFEHNLSLALGTTEILPIELAAAYAAFARGGEYIPPTALRDVYTNEGEELYNEKPEGEKVVAPETAYALVDIMKGVVQRGTARSASKMPYFLAGKTGTTDDFKDAWFIGFSPNLLCLVWVGYDKGDFLGNKESGGTAALPIWIDFMSKSLPLFPNNDFKVPEQPEQNDKIQDKNND, via the coding sequence ATGTTTATAAAGTATAATATATCCTTCATGTACTCGAGAACAACTATAAAACTTGCCATACTGCTCATCTTAATCCCAACCATTTTCGGGGTAAGCTTCGGATATGCTCTTGTTAATTACCTTGAAATACCTGACGTTAAGGAGCTCGAAACATATAAACCAAAATCAGCGGCAAGACTCTATGCAGATGATGGAGTATTATTTGCAGAGCTGTTTGTTGAAAAAAGAGTGCCCATTCCGATTACTCAAATGCCTTATAATCTTAAATATGCATTTATTGCAATTGAAGATGTGAGGTTCTATAAACATTTCGGCATTGATATCAGGGGCATCGGACGAGCTGCTTTCAAGAACATCATCCGCGGAGGTATATCGGAAGGAGCTTCAACAATAACACAACAACTTGCACGAAATCTATTTTTGACTTTCAAAAAAAGCTTTAAAAGAAAAATTGAAGAAGCAATGCTTGCAATCCAGATAGAAAGGACCTACTCGAAGGATGAAATTCTCAATTTGTATCTGAATTTAATCTATCTCGGCGAAGGCGCTCACGGTGTTGAAGCAGCAAGCTACACATACTTTCATAAAAAGGCAAGTGAGTTGACACTTGAAGAGTCGGCTACCCTTGCAGCGCTTACGAGATCGCCTTCAAGGCTGTCGCCGTTTAAAAACCCGGTAAAAACATTGGAAAGAAGAAATCTTGTCTTGAGAAAAATGTATGAAGCTGGTTTTATCAATGAAAAAACATACTTAGCGGCAGCAAAAACACAAATGGTGCTTGCTCCTTACAAGGCTTATGAGAAAAAGACAGGATACTTCGTAGAGTATGTAAAACAAGCCCTTGAAGAACACCTTGATGATTCCCAGAGCATACTTACAAAAGGACTCAATATAAAAACCACTGTAAACCTTAAAATGACTGAATACGGTTATGAAGCGATAGAGAAAGGTATACAGGCTTACAAAACAAGGCATCCTGATGTAAAAAAACTTCCTGAAGTAGCCCTTATTGCAATTGAAATTAAAACAGGGGAAGTAAAGGTGCTCATAGGCGGCAGGGATTTTTCCACATCCCCATACAACAGGGCAGTTCAGGCAAAAAGGCAACCCGGATCTTCCTTCAAACCCATCATATATTTAACAGCATTGGAACAGGGACTGACTCCTAACTACATGATTTTGGATGCGCCTTTATCATTTACAAATCCCTATACAAAAGTAGTCTGGCATCCCAGGAATTATAAAAATGAGTACCACGGCAGCGTCACCATGAGGAAAGCTCTTGAATTATCGCTAAATACCGCCACAGTGAGACTGCTTGAGAAAGTTGGCATTGATAATATAATTGATATGGCAAAGAGATTAAATATAAGCAGTAATTTTGAACATAATCTGTCTTTAGCACTTGGAACAACAGAGATACTTCCTATAGAGCTTGCAGCAGCATATGCCGCATTCGCAAGGGGCGGCGAATACATCCCGCCCACAGCATTAAGAGACGTCTACACAAATGAAGGTGAGGAGCTTTATAACGAAAAACCGGAAGGAGAAAAGGTCGTAGCACCTGAAACAGCATATGCGCTCGTAGACATCATGAAAGGAGTTGTCCAGAGGGGGACAGCAAGAAGCGCTTCGAAGATGCCTTATTTTCTTGCAGGAAAAACAGGAACAACAGACGATTTCAAGGATGCATGGTTCATCGGTTTCTCTCCGAACCTGCTTTGTCTTGTCTGGGTTGGTTATGACAAAGGAGATTTTCTCGGCAATAAGGAATCAGGAGGCACCGCTGCACTTCCTATATGGATCGATTTTATGTCAAAATCCCTGCCGTTGTTTCCAAACAACGATTTTAAAGTTCCGGAACAGCCGGAACAAAACGATAAGATACAAGATAAAAATAACGATTAA
- a CDS encoding YgiQ family radical SAM protein: MQNDFLPVSQDDLKRKGWDTLDVIIITGDAYVDHPSYGAAVIGRTLEGAGFKTGIISQPDWKHINDFKKLGKPRLFFGITAGNMDSMVANYTAGKRARKNDDYSPGGIPGLRPDRATIVYANRIREAFGNIPIIIGGIEASLRRFAHYDWWDDSVRRSILLDARADILVYGMGERQVVEIARRLLHGEKLAGIRGTAIVSKISGVIGQGSGGNGQEDSGKEQALRGKRQEDRGKDQEARVGDREQIADDTFLPKGCIEIPSYEEVKNDKLKFNEAFKIIYTNQDPFRGKVLAQKYDTRYMIQYPPSLPLPEKELDKIYEFPYMRSPHPVYSKNGGIPGFETVKFSIISHRGCCGECAFCSLYMHQGRIIQSRSAGSILNEARMISEKPEFKGTITDIGGPTANLYHASCTLWKNRGACKDKYCLIPEKCSNLKLGYSESMELYSRILALGKVKHAFIESGIRYDLLIDKDSSDYFTYLCKHHISGQMKVAPEHSTDQVLKIMNKPTFDVYDKFVIKYNEINKSLNKKQYLVNYFISAHPGSTLEDTLSLALYLMKKNIHPEQIQDFTPLPLTLSGAIYYTEMHPFTNENIYVPKTFRERKMHRALIQYGNRKNRPIIREVLKTIHKEYLFKQFILNEKS; this comes from the coding sequence ATGCAAAATGATTTTCTGCCCGTATCGCAAGACGATTTGAAAAGGAAAGGATGGGATACCCTGGACGTAATCATCATCACCGGCGATGCTTACGTGGATCATCCCTCTTATGGTGCTGCAGTAATTGGAAGAACATTGGAAGGGGCAGGGTTTAAAACAGGAATAATTTCCCAGCCTGACTGGAAACACATTAATGATTTTAAAAAACTGGGGAAACCGCGCTTGTTTTTCGGGATAACCGCCGGCAATATGGATTCCATGGTAGCCAATTACACTGCCGGTAAGAGGGCAAGGAAGAATGATGATTATTCTCCCGGAGGCATACCGGGTCTGCGCCCTGACAGGGCAACGATTGTTTACGCTAACAGGATAAGGGAGGCATTCGGCAACATACCCATCATAATCGGAGGCATTGAGGCAAGCTTGAGAAGATTCGCCCATTATGACTGGTGGGATGATTCTGTGAGAAGATCAATTCTGTTGGATGCAAGGGCTGATATCCTGGTTTACGGAATGGGAGAAAGGCAGGTTGTTGAAATTGCCCGAAGGCTGCTTCATGGTGAAAAACTTGCAGGCATACGAGGAACAGCCATAGTCAGCAAAATATCCGGGGTCATAGGGCAAGGGTCAGGGGGCAATGGGCAAGAAGATAGTGGCAAGGAGCAAGCGTTAAGAGGTAAGAGGCAAGAAGATAGGGGCAAGGATCAGGAGGCAAGAGTCGGGGATCGGGAACAGATCGCTGATGACACTTTTTTGCCAAAAGGCTGCATAGAAATACCGTCTTATGAAGAAGTAAAAAATGATAAGTTGAAGTTCAATGAAGCATTTAAAATAATTTACACAAATCAGGATCCCTTCAGAGGAAAGGTACTGGCACAAAAATACGATACACGCTACATGATACAATACCCTCCTTCACTGCCATTACCTGAAAAGGAGCTCGATAAGATTTACGAATTTCCCTACATGAGAAGCCCGCATCCTGTATATAGCAAAAATGGCGGCATCCCAGGTTTTGAAACAGTGAAATTTTCCATTATCTCCCACAGGGGATGCTGTGGTGAATGCGCCTTTTGCTCGTTATATATGCATCAGGGGAGAATAATCCAGTCAAGGAGCGCAGGATCGATTCTGAACGAAGCAAGAATGATATCCGAAAAGCCTGAGTTTAAGGGCACCATCACAGACATAGGCGGTCCTACAGCCAACCTTTATCATGCATCCTGTACATTATGGAAAAACAGGGGCGCCTGTAAGGACAAATACTGTCTCATACCTGAAAAATGCAGCAACCTGAAGCTCGGTTACAGTGAAAGCATGGAATTATACAGCCGGATTCTTGCACTGGGAAAAGTAAAACACGCTTTTATTGAAAGCGGTATAAGGTACGATCTGCTCATTGATAAAGATTCATCGGATTATTTTACATATCTTTGCAAGCATCATATAAGCGGGCAAATGAAGGTCGCTCCCGAACATTCAACAGACCAGGTTCTGAAAATCATGAATAAGCCGACCTTCGATGTTTATGACAAATTCGTCATTAAGTACAACGAGATAAATAAATCATTGAATAAAAAGCAGTATCTTGTAAACTATTTTATCAGCGCCCATCCCGGTTCAACACTTGAAGATACGCTGTCACTTGCCCTTTATCTAATGAAAAAAAATATCCATCCCGAACAAATACAGGATTTCACCCCCCTGCCACTTACACTGTCCGGCGCCATTTACTACACTGAAATGCACCCATTTACAAATGAAAATATATATGTTCCCAAGACCTTCCGGGAGAGAAAGATGCATCGGGCACTGATACAATACGGAAATCGTAAAAACAGGCCGATAATCCGGGAAGTCCTTAAAACCATTCATAAAGAATATTTGTTTAAACAATTTATTCTGAATGAAAAGTCATGA